In a genomic window of Candidatus Thiothrix sulfatifontis:
- a CDS encoding DUF2058 domain-containing protein, giving the protein MAHSLRDQLLKAGLVTEEQLEKANQPKPAPRQQSQPRNQAPRRDNRPAVPVEKPPRPAIKAPRPTPKEKSDLEQFYAARAKTEREEREQAEQRQREIAARRKQTREQVAALISANLQNVDDADIRYNFVVGENIKYLYVTEAQQQALAAGELAIIFLGGKRCLIPLDIAQQILALDPDKLIVINSPEEPSEAPESAA; this is encoded by the coding sequence ATGGCACATTCATTACGCGACCAACTCCTCAAAGCCGGGTTAGTCACCGAAGAACAGCTTGAAAAAGCGAATCAACCTAAACCTGCCCCTCGGCAGCAGTCGCAACCGCGCAACCAAGCCCCGCGCCGCGACAACCGACCTGCTGTGCCGGTAGAAAAACCACCACGCCCCGCCATCAAAGCGCCACGCCCAACGCCCAAAGAAAAAAGCGACCTTGAACAATTTTACGCAGCCCGCGCCAAAACCGAACGCGAAGAGCGCGAACAAGCCGAACAGCGCCAACGCGAAATCGCCGCCCGCCGCAAACAAACCCGCGAACAAGTTGCCGCGCTCATCAGCGCCAACCTACAGAATGTCGACGATGCTGACATTCGCTACAATTTTGTGGTCGGCGAAAACATCAAATACCTCTACGTCACCGAAGCCCAACAGCAAGCCTTAGCCGCTGGCGAACTCGCTATTATTTTCCTTGGCGGCAAACGTTGCCTGATTCCGCTCGACATTGCGCAACAAATTTTAGCACTCGACCCCGACAAACTCATTGTCATCAATAGCCCCGAAGAACCCAGTGAAGCGCCAGAATCAGCCGCTTAA
- the ppa gene encoding inorganic diphosphatase, protein MNIDKVPVGNDVPHSVNVIIEIPALSTPVKYELDKASGALFVDRFLSTPMFYPANYGFIPHTLAEDGDPTDVLVVTPTPLMHGCVIPVRPVGMLKMSDESGIDAKIVAVPAHKLSSGYRDIHSYDQLPQLLLSQIQHFFERYKELDADKWVKVEGWAGLEEAQQEIMKSIERYNTEQPDEIPFS, encoded by the coding sequence ATGAATATTGATAAAGTTCCTGTCGGGAATGACGTACCCCATTCCGTCAATGTGATTATTGAAATCCCGGCATTGTCTACCCCCGTGAAGTATGAATTGGACAAGGCGAGTGGGGCGTTATTCGTTGACCGTTTCCTGTCTACCCCGATGTTTTACCCGGCAAATTATGGCTTTATTCCGCATACTTTGGCAGAAGATGGCGACCCTACCGATGTGTTGGTGGTCACGCCTACGCCCTTGATGCACGGTTGTGTGATTCCGGTGCGCCCAGTGGGTATGTTGAAAATGTCGGATGAGTCCGGTATTGATGCTAAAATTGTAGCGGTTCCGGCACACAAGCTGTCTTCTGGGTACCGTGATATTCACTCTTATGACCAACTGCCGCAATTGTTGTTGAGCCAAATTCAGCACTTCTTTGAGCGTTATAAAGAGCTGGATGCTGACAAATGGGTCAAGGTGGAAGGCTGGGCAGGTCTCGAAGAAGCGCAGCAAGAAATCATGAAGAGCATTGAGCGCTATAATACCGAGCAACCTGACGAGATTCCGTTTTCTTAA
- the mrdA gene encoding penicillin-binding protein 2 yields the protein MSDRPIKLERDEQHMFNVRAMVAGIFILFALLGILGRVYQLQVSEHNKYSELSRQHYQKRIPIPPNRGQIYDRNGVLLADSHTQYVLEVVRDNIGDENADGKSSLADVDMFVERLGTVIPLAEKDIRLFKTQARNFKYQPILIRGNLTEEEQAILAVNGPRFRGARVEKRMERYYPLVETASHVIGYVGRIDASDLGKLNKDEYIGTTHIGKTGIEASHEARLHGQAGYQLIEVDAHGKQQKVLNKKDPIGGQELFLGLDINLQIFAEKLLKNERGAIVAMDPSNGEVLALASVPTFDPNLFINGISQKDYSTLREDPGRPLFNRALQGTYPPGSTIKPMVGVAGLIEGVITPGSRVYDPGFFRLQGQKHAFRCWNKRGHGSVDLKYAIQQSCDTYFYDLAYRMGIDRFSTAMKRFGFGEKTGIDLPSEASGLMPSKEWKEKRHKRSWFPGDTVNIGIGQGYWLATPLQLAHATTIMANRGVRLKPHVLRGVRTARNQEESILKPEPFPSVEAKDNYWSLTIQGMENVMRPGGTARAAGAGADYRIAGKTGTAQVFGLAGGKYNAGRIAKRLRDHALFVGFAPADNPKIAVAVIMENAMGGGGATAAPLARKLMDAYLLQQYGENMLKPAGEVAHQETVAIPPAEAEKKPAKKKKTGGRR from the coding sequence ATGAGCGATAGACCAATCAAATTAGAACGTGATGAGCAGCACATGTTCAACGTGCGGGCTATGGTCGCGGGCATTTTTATATTGTTTGCCCTGTTGGGGATCTTGGGGAGGGTTTACCAGCTCCAAGTCTCCGAGCACAACAAATATTCTGAGCTTTCCCGCCAGCATTACCAGAAACGCATTCCCATTCCGCCTAACCGTGGTCAAATTTATGACCGTAACGGTGTGCTGTTAGCCGACAGCCATACGCAATACGTGCTTGAAGTGGTGCGCGATAATATCGGTGATGAAAATGCTGATGGCAAATCTTCGTTAGCCGATGTCGACATGTTCGTGGAACGTTTGGGCACGGTTATTCCCTTGGCGGAAAAAGACATACGCTTATTCAAAACACAAGCCCGCAATTTCAAATACCAGCCTATTCTCATTCGAGGCAATTTGACCGAGGAAGAACAGGCCATCTTAGCGGTAAACGGTCCGCGTTTTCGCGGTGCACGGGTGGAAAAGCGCATGGAGCGCTATTACCCTCTGGTCGAAACTGCCAGCCACGTCATCGGTTACGTGGGACGTATTGACGCCAGTGATTTGGGAAAACTCAATAAAGATGAATACATCGGTACCACTCACATCGGCAAAACAGGCATTGAAGCCTCACACGAAGCACGTTTACACGGTCAAGCGGGCTATCAGTTGATCGAGGTGGACGCCCACGGCAAGCAGCAAAAAGTCTTGAATAAAAAAGATCCGATCGGTGGTCAAGAGTTATTCCTTGGGCTGGATATTAACCTGCAAATTTTTGCTGAAAAATTATTAAAAAATGAGCGCGGCGCTATCGTAGCCATGGATCCCAGCAATGGTGAAGTGCTCGCTTTGGCAAGTGTGCCGACGTTTGACCCCAATTTGTTTATTAATGGCATTTCGCAGAAAGATTACAGCACGTTGCGTGAAGACCCCGGTCGCCCTTTGTTTAACCGCGCCTTGCAAGGCACGTATCCACCCGGCTCGACCATTAAGCCGATGGTGGGGGTGGCGGGCTTGATTGAGGGTGTTATTACGCCTGGCAGTCGGGTGTATGACCCCGGTTTCTTTCGTTTGCAAGGCCAGAAACATGCGTTTCGGTGTTGGAACAAGCGCGGGCACGGTTCAGTGGATTTGAAATACGCGATTCAGCAATCGTGTGACACTTATTTTTACGATTTGGCGTACCGGATGGGAATTGACCGCTTTTCCACTGCCATGAAGCGTTTCGGTTTTGGTGAAAAAACCGGCATTGATTTGCCGTCAGAAGCGTCCGGGTTAATGCCGAGCAAAGAGTGGAAGGAAAAGCGCCACAAGCGCAGTTGGTTTCCAGGGGATACAGTCAACATTGGGATTGGGCAAGGGTATTGGTTGGCAACGCCACTGCAATTGGCTCATGCCACCACCATCATGGCGAATCGTGGGGTGCGTTTGAAGCCGCACGTGCTGCGTGGGGTGCGCACTGCGCGTAATCAGGAAGAGAGTATTCTTAAGCCGGAGCCGTTTCCGAGCGTTGAGGCGAAGGATAACTATTGGTCGCTGACCATTCAGGGGATGGAAAACGTGATGCGCCCTGGCGGTACGGCACGGGCGGCGGGCGCGGGCGCGGATTACCGCATTGCCGGTAAGACAGGTACGGCGCAGGTATTCGGTTTGGCGGGCGGGAAATACAATGCCGGGCGCATTGCCAAGCGTTTGCGTGACCATGCGTTGTTTGTGGGGTTTGCACCTGCGGATAATCCCAAAATTGCGGTCGCGGTGATCATGGAAAATGCGATGGGCGGCGGCGGCGCGACGGCTGCACCGTTGGCACGTAAATTAATGGATGCGTATTTGCTCCAGCAGTACGGTGAAAATATGTTAAAGCCCGCCGGTGAGGTGGCGCATCAGGAAACCGTGGCGATACCACCTGCCGAAGCTGAAAAAAAACCCGCCAAGAAGAAAAAAACAGGAGGTAGACGGTGA
- the rodA gene encoding rod shape-determining protein RodA: MINSLLPSWLIVALQRVDAVLLAVLSLLVFLGLATLYSASDGNMEQVQRQMVHFSIGLGLLVLFSQISSKTLRQWSIWLYGIGVVLLILVLIIGVTKKGATRWLYIGVDVQPAEIMKLAVPMMVAYYFSEKPLPPRFVDIVIALILVLVPMLLVMKQPDLGTALLIATSGFFVIYLAGMSWWLIGGAVAFVTIAAPLLYFFGMHDYQRKRVDTLLNPESDLLGTGYHIYQSKIAIGSGGAYGKGWMQGDQAHLDFLPERHTDFIFAVFGEEFGLVGNLILMGLYLFIIWRGLYLASKGEDTFARLLGGSLSVSFFFYLFVNTGMVSGMLPVVGVPLPLVSYGGTSVVTLMMAFGIIMGMKKRKRIYQWDG; encoded by the coding sequence GTGATTAACAGTTTGTTGCCTTCGTGGTTGATTGTGGCGCTACAACGCGTGGATGCGGTATTGCTGGCGGTTTTGTCGTTATTGGTCTTTCTGGGCTTGGCGACGCTCTACAGCGCCAGCGATGGCAATATGGAGCAGGTGCAACGCCAAATGGTGCACTTTTCGATTGGCTTGGGTTTGCTGGTGCTGTTTTCGCAAATTTCCAGCAAAACCTTGCGGCAGTGGTCGATCTGGTTGTACGGGATTGGGGTTGTATTGCTGATTTTGGTGTTGATTATCGGCGTCACTAAAAAAGGAGCGACCCGATGGTTGTACATTGGCGTTGACGTACAGCCTGCGGAAATCATGAAATTGGCGGTACCGATGATGGTGGCGTATTACTTTTCTGAGAAACCGTTACCACCACGTTTTGTTGATATTGTGATTGCGCTGATATTGGTATTGGTACCCATGCTATTGGTGATGAAGCAACCGGATTTGGGAACCGCTTTGTTAATTGCGACGTCAGGTTTTTTTGTGATTTATCTGGCGGGGATGTCCTGGTGGTTGATTGGCGGGGCGGTTGCTTTTGTCACGATCGCCGCACCGTTGTTGTACTTTTTTGGGATGCACGATTACCAACGCAAGCGAGTTGATACACTTTTGAATCCAGAATCGGATTTGTTGGGAACTGGATACCATATTTATCAGTCAAAAATTGCGATTGGTTCGGGTGGGGCGTATGGAAAAGGTTGGATGCAAGGCGATCAGGCGCATCTGGACTTCCTACCCGAACGGCACACAGACTTCATTTTTGCGGTTTTTGGTGAAGAATTCGGCTTAGTCGGTAATTTGATTTTAATGGGCTTGTACCTGTTTATTATCTGGCGAGGCTTATATTTAGCCAGTAAAGGCGAAGATACTTTTGCACGTCTACTGGGCGGCAGTTTGAGTGTGTCATTCTTCTTTTACCTGTTTGTGAATACCGGCATGGTCAGCGGAATGCTGCCGGTGGTGGGAGTGCCACTGCCTTTAGTGAGCTACGGGGGAACCTCGGTGGTTACGCTGATGATGGCCTTCGGTATCATTATGGGAATGAAGAAACGTAAACGCATTTATCAATGGGATGGCTGA
- the mltB gene encoding lytic murein transglycosylase B — protein MKIMHDSVQRHKSLGKLVSVVLIGGVLGGCAASPQWPWVFAPPVANAPSSQQQNGSPSSVIRQTVVTPPMGGNIPAQQQPPISTTPRQPVNTPAGLRGDYANYPAMRQFIGKMNNQHGFDIAFLEQTFSGVQRDKEALTKAGAPTEGQVWRAYRPIFLTEERISGGVDFWNRNAALLDAATRQYGVDTEYLVAIIGVETQYGKNTGKHNTLQALTTLGFDFPRRASFYQKELEQFLLLSREEKVRPQIFNGSYAGAMGLGQFISSSYRSYAVDGNRDGKRDLWSPQDAIPSVANYFAKNGWKRGTGVAVPAYVSGGGYASIAETSPKKPSRTLADLAAKGVRPQGAINSAKVSLIKLEGTTDEYWVGGDNFYAITRYNPSVKYAMAVHQLAQEIRKRKFGF, from the coding sequence ATGAAAATCATGCACGATTCTGTTCAAAGGCATAAATCACTGGGTAAGCTGGTGAGCGTGGTATTAATCGGCGGGGTGTTAGGGGGCTGCGCGGCGAGCCCACAATGGCCGTGGGTATTCGCGCCACCTGTTGCGAATGCGCCGTCTAGCCAACAGCAAAACGGTTCACCTTCCAGCGTGATTAGGCAGACGGTAGTGACACCGCCGATGGGGGGCAATATCCCTGCTCAGCAGCAGCCTCCGATTTCGACAACACCTCGCCAGCCGGTGAATACGCCTGCCGGATTGCGTGGCGACTACGCCAATTACCCCGCGATGCGCCAATTCATTGGGAAAATGAATAACCAACACGGTTTTGACATTGCGTTTTTGGAACAGACGTTTTCTGGGGTGCAACGGGATAAAGAGGCGTTGACCAAGGCAGGCGCACCGACGGAAGGGCAGGTATGGCGTGCCTATCGCCCCATTTTCTTGACCGAAGAGCGCATTAGCGGCGGGGTGGATTTTTGGAACCGCAACGCTGCTCTGTTGGATGCGGCGACGCGCCAATACGGGGTGGATACGGAGTATTTGGTGGCAATTATTGGGGTGGAAACGCAGTACGGTAAAAATACTGGCAAGCACAATACCTTGCAAGCATTGACAACATTAGGCTTTGATTTCCCGCGTCGTGCCAGTTTTTATCAGAAAGAACTGGAACAGTTTTTGCTGTTGTCGCGTGAAGAAAAAGTACGCCCCCAAATTTTCAACGGGTCTTATGCCGGAGCGATGGGGCTAGGGCAATTTATCTCCAGCAGCTACCGCAGTTACGCGGTTGATGGCAACCGCGATGGCAAGCGTGATTTGTGGAGTCCGCAAGATGCTATCCCCAGTGTCGCGAATTATTTTGCAAAAAATGGCTGGAAACGCGGAACAGGGGTGGCAGTTCCGGCTTATGTTTCGGGTGGTGGCTATGCTAGTATTGCCGAAACCAGTCCGAAAAAACCTTCGCGTACTTTGGCTGATTTGGCCGCGAAAGGGGTAAGGCCGCAGGGGGCTATTAATTCGGCTAAAGTGAGTTTGATTAAACTGGAAGGCACTACGGATGAATACTGGGTAGGCGGGGATAATTTCTATGCCATTACCCGTTATAATCCCAGTGTAAAATACGCGATGGCGGTGCATCAGCTTGCGCAGGAAATCCGTAAGCGTAAGTTTGGTTTTTGA
- a CDS encoding septal ring lytic transglycosylase RlpA family protein, with protein sequence MTMGLMACSGNGAKKEAVSALPLPAGSNAGDRAPCGNDPAYTIEGKTYQVLDSAAGYAEKGTAAWYGAEYQGTATAGCEVFDMYSYSAAHRTLPLPSFAKVTNQQNGQHIIVRINDRGPFESGDLIQLSFAAANALGIKAKSGAPVEVAAIPPEQLPPELQAATAKPNALPPLAKTAEPVDKSKPYYVIAGTWPDRNTSLDMFVRLTSVGLAKTEMATAQQEGREMYQVRVGPLYNQDQIDNVKDILQSNGLANFKVVAGK encoded by the coding sequence ATGACTATGGGGTTGATGGCTTGCAGCGGCAATGGTGCTAAAAAAGAAGCGGTCAGTGCGCTACCGCTTCCAGCCGGGTCGAATGCTGGAGATCGTGCGCCGTGTGGCAATGATCCCGCTTACACAATCGAAGGCAAAACATACCAAGTGCTTGATTCGGCGGCTGGTTATGCCGAGAAAGGCACGGCAGCGTGGTACGGCGCAGAATACCAAGGCACTGCGACCGCTGGTTGTGAAGTGTTTGACATGTATAGCTATTCTGCGGCACACCGCACGTTGCCTTTGCCCAGTTTTGCTAAAGTGACTAATCAACAAAATGGTCAGCACATTATTGTGCGTATTAATGATCGTGGCCCGTTTGAGAGCGGCGATTTAATTCAGCTATCGTTTGCTGCCGCAAATGCGTTGGGGATTAAGGCGAAAAGCGGTGCGCCGGTTGAGGTGGCTGCTATTCCGCCTGAACAATTACCGCCGGAACTTCAGGCCGCTACCGCTAAGCCTAACGCGCTGCCGCCACTGGCTAAAACAGCGGAGCCGGTGGATAAGTCCAAGCCTTATTATGTGATCGCCGGTACGTGGCCGGATCGCAATACTTCGCTGGATATGTTTGTGCGTCTGACTTCGGTTGGGCTGGCGAAAACAGAAATGGCGACCGCGCAACAAGAAGGTCGCGAAATGTATCAGGTTCGGGTTGGACCTTTATACAACCAAGATCAAATTGATAACGTGAAAGATATACTGCAAAGTAATGGCTTGGCGAATTTCAAGGTGGTTGCTGGTAAGTAA